A portion of the Podospora pseudoanserina strain CBS 124.78 chromosome 2, whole genome shotgun sequence genome contains these proteins:
- the UTP25 gene encoding rRNA-binding ribosome biosynthesis protein utp25 (BUSCO:EOG09261XZ6; EggNog:ENOG503NWH6; COG:A): MGPRGAGFRGGPRGGSRGGSRGGSRGGSRGGARGGFASRGRGGTRGRGRGRARTPTEPRSAKFDSARLANDDDSQSEDEGVPDEEEEQSDVMSLVDSDSDEEEDATSAQPYVNLMKRLIETNPQKAKRRKLDHAPAEDNQPEAAPAPESGDEDERDDEQEEQRDVDEVEEAEEDPADIQPEDLFDEDDDLDETDPFETHISNPDENTVPARVRAAQNGKWKMQRQPFESTRAYWSYPQTEDGQELPLPAPITSVSNLHLKKRLKEVMESKRSTFGSVEKTVAPFLFNYRDMLYCDRTVGSSQDLRNLAALHALNHLYKTRDRVIKNNARLAKADANEDLELRDQGFTRPKVLMLLPTRQSCVKMVDSILSVCQPDQQENRKRFEDGYIEKLSKFSDDKPEDFRDLFSGNDDDMFRLGMKFTRKSVKYFSQFYNSDIIFASPLGLRMAIGSEEERKVDFDFLSSIELVIVDQADALLMQNWEHVEFIFEHLNIQPKDAHGCDFSRVRSWYLDDQAKYFRQTVVFSAFNTPELAELMRAHCHNWAGKVRLQQECPGTIQYLPVKARQTFSRFDAPTVAADPDARFNYFTKAIVPLLTKRNAKDANGTLIFIPSYLDFVRVRNFFANNPIVESVTFGTISEYADIPEASRARSHFLTGRHKVLLYTERAHHFRRYQIKGVKRVIMYSLPDNPLFYREIAGGYLQKSEQSLMVEHGQGVVRVMFSKYDLMKLERIVGTSRVGKMIKEQGDTFDFV; the protein is encoded by the exons ATGGGACCAAGAGGTGCAGGATTTAGAGGAGGACCTCGGGGAGGCTCGCGTGGAGGCTCGCGTGGAGGCTCGCGTGGAGGATCAAGAGGCGGCGCAAGAGGAGGATTTGCAtcccgaggaagaggtggaacgAGAGGtagagggcgaggaagagcaCGCACACCGACAGAACCACGCAGCGCCAAGTTTGACAGCGCACGACTTGCGAATGATGA TGATTCCCAAAGTGAAGATGAAGGTGTtccagatgaggaggaggagcagtcTGATGTCATGAGTCTTGTTGATTCGGattcggatgaggaggaggatgccacGTCCGCTCAGCCATATGTAAATCTCATGAAGAGACTCATTGAGACTAACCCGCAAAAggcaaagaggagaaagCTTGACCATGCTCCAGCAGAGGACAATCAACCAGAGGCAGCGCCAGCGCCAGAATctggcgacgaggatgagagAGACGATGAGCAGGAAGAGCAAAGAGATGTTGACGAAGTTgaagaggctgaggaggaccCCGCTGATATCCAACCCGAAGATCTCTttgatgaggacgatgatcTGGACGAGACCGACCCATTCGAAACTCACATCTCAAACCCCGACGAAAACACAGTACCGGCAAGAGTGCGAGCTGCGCAAAACGGAAAATGGAAGATGCAACGGCAGCCTTTTGAGTCCACCAGGGCCTATTGGAGTTATCCACAGACTGAGGATGGACAGGAGTTGCCATTACCAGCACCAATAACGAGTGTTTCGAATCTGCATCTCAAAAAACGGCTGAAGGAGGTTATGGAATCCAAAAGATCAACCTTTGGCTCTGTTGAGAAGACCGTGGCACCGTTCCTTTTCAACTACCGGGATATGCTGTACTGCGACAGAACAGTTGGATCATCACAGGATCTTCGGAATCTGGCGGCCTTGCATGCTCTCAATCATCTTTACAAGACCCGCGACCGAGTGATCAAGAACAACGCCAGACTCGCCAAAGCCGATGCCAACGAAGACCTCGAGCTTAGGGATCAGGGCTTCACCCGTCCCAAAGTTCTCATGCTACTCCCAACTAGGCAGTCATGTGTCAAGATGGTCGACAGCATTCTTTCTGTTTGCCAACCAGACCAGCAGGAGAACAGGAAGCGTTTTGAAGACGGATATATCGAAAAGCTTTCCAAGTTCTCTGATGACAAGCCAGAAGATTTCCGGGACCTCTTCTCAggcaacgacgacgacatgttCCGCCTCGGGATGAAGTTCACCCGCAAGTCTGTCAAGTACTTTTCTCAGTTCTACAACTCGGACATCATCTTTGCCAGTCCTCTGGGTCTCCGTATGGCCATCGGTtccgaagaagaaagaaaggtcGACTTTGACTTCCTCTCGTCGATCGAGCTCGTCATTGTCGATCAAGCCGACGCTCTCCTGATGCAGAACTGGGAGCACGTCGAGTTTATCTTCGAGCACCTCAACATCCAGCCCAAGGACGCCCACGGCTGCGACTTTAGCCGTGTCCGCAGCTGGTACCTCGACGATCAGGCCAAGTATTTTCGCCAGACTGTCGTATTCTCAGCCTTCAACACCCCCGAACTGGCCGAGCTCATGCGTGCCCACTGTCACAACTGGGCCGGCAAAGTCCGTCTCCAACAAGAATGCCCCGGCACAATCCAATATCTCCCTGTCAAGGCTCGCCAAACATTCAGCCGCTTCGACGCCcccaccgtcgccgccgaCCCAGACGCCCGTTTCAACTACTTCACCAAGGCCATCGTGCCTCTTCTCACCAAGCGCAATGCCAAAGACGCCAACGGCaccctcatcttcatcccttCCTATCTCGACTTTGTCCGGGTCAGAAACTTCTTCGCCAATAACCCCATCGTGGAGTCTGTCACCTTTGGTACCATATCCGAATACGCGGACATCCCCGAGGCTTCCAGGGCGAGGTCTCATTTCCTGACGGGAAGGCACAAGGTGCTGCTGTACACCGAGCGAGCCCACCACTTTAGACGGTATCAGATCAAGGGTGTCAAGAGGGTGATTATGTACTCGTTACCGGACAACCCGCTTTTCTACCGAGAGATTGCGGGTGGCTACCTCCAGAAGAGCGAGcagagcttgatggtggagCACGGACAGGGAGTGGTCAGGGTGATGTTTAGCAAGTATGACTTGAtgaagctggagaggatTGTGGGGACTTCGAGGGTAGGAAAGATGATCAAGGAGCAGGGGGACACTTTTGATTTTGTATAG